The following coding sequences lie in one Vibrio spartinae genomic window:
- a CDS encoding CreA family protein, with protein MRLKNIFIASLLSLGLTACDNSEVGDVSLGLFTTQDIKINQLIDPIVTGVTCHIASIEADLSLSDPSDSSIACRQTGEITPAMIAKIDKSDSGEVIFKKSKSIFFKSMKMRRIYDPQTQTLIYVSYSTKETSGSFKHSISTVPLWGTKAYQISPKPNH; from the coding sequence ATGAGACTCAAGAATATATTCATCGCGTCACTACTTTCTCTGGGGCTCACCGCCTGTGATAACAGCGAAGTGGGTGATGTCAGTTTAGGTCTATTTACAACCCAAGATATCAAAATCAATCAGCTCATTGATCCTATCGTGACAGGGGTGACTTGTCATATTGCCAGCATTGAAGCTGATCTCAGTTTATCAGATCCATCAGACTCATCGATTGCTTGCCGACAAACAGGAGAGATTACCCCTGCAATGATTGCAAAAATTGATAAGTCCGATTCGGGTGAAGTGATTTTCAAAAAATCCAAAAGTATTTTCTTTAAGTCAATGAAAATGAGAAGAATATATGACCCGCAGACACAAACGTTGATCTACGTGTCTTACTCAACCAAAGAAACGTCCGGCAGCTTCAAACACAGTATATCAACGGTCCCACTGTGGGGGACAAAAGCCTATCAAATATCACCGAAGCCGAATCATTAA
- the gcvH gene encoding glycine cleavage system protein GcvH yields the protein MDNTLKFTDSHEWVLNHGDGTVTVGISEHAQEMLGDVVYVELPNVDSDVDAGDNFSLVESVKAASDIYSPVSGIIIEVNDDLEDRPELINEEPYEGGWIAKIRMTDPTELDDLKDSEEYLNTLED from the coding sequence ATGGATAACACGCTGAAGTTTACCGACAGTCACGAATGGGTTCTCAATCACGGTGACGGGACTGTTACCGTCGGCATTTCAGAACACGCACAAGAAATGTTAGGGGATGTCGTATATGTTGAACTCCCTAATGTTGATAGTGACGTGGATGCTGGCGACAACTTTTCATTGGTCGAATCCGTTAAAGCGGCATCTGATATCTATTCCCCGGTTAGCGGTATTATTATTGAAGTGAATGATGATCTCGAAGATCGTCCTGAGCTGATTAACGAAGAACCGTATGAAGGGGGGTGGATTGCCAAAATCCGCATGACGGATCCAACTGAATTGGATGATCTAAAAGACAGCGAAGAATATCTCAATACACTGGAAGACTGA
- the gcvT gene encoding glycine cleavage system aminomethyltransferase GcvT: protein MSSEQENQSLLRTPLYALHQEFGAKMVPFAGYEMPVQYPLGVKREHLHTREAAGLFDVSHMGQICLKGEGAALALESLVPVDIVDLPIGKQRYGFLTNETGGIRDDLMIANLGDCLFVVINAACKQQDIAHLKQHLPAHLVLEEMNDQALLALQGPMAVSVLSQLAPEVADMHFMDVRRVSLLDIECIVSRSGYTGEDGYEISVPADQAERLARHLLTFDEVTPIGLGARDSLRLECGLCLYGHDLDETTTPVEASLLWAISPVRRRDGARAGGFPGAAVILEQIEQQSAKRKRVGLVGQTKAPVREGTVLFNQQGQDIGIVTSGTSGPTAGQPVSMGYIARECATLGTEIYADVRGKMLPMTVTKMPFVPQRYYRGK, encoded by the coding sequence ATGTCATCTGAACAAGAGAACCAGTCGCTGTTAAGAACACCGTTGTATGCTTTACATCAAGAATTTGGTGCCAAGATGGTGCCGTTCGCCGGTTATGAAATGCCGGTTCAGTATCCGTTAGGTGTCAAGAGAGAGCATTTACATACCCGTGAAGCTGCCGGTCTATTTGACGTCTCTCATATGGGACAGATTTGCTTGAAGGGAGAGGGGGCTGCATTGGCGCTGGAATCGCTGGTTCCTGTCGATATTGTTGATCTGCCGATCGGTAAACAGCGGTATGGTTTTTTGACCAATGAAACCGGTGGGATCCGTGATGATTTAATGATCGCCAATTTAGGTGACTGTCTGTTTGTGGTCATCAATGCCGCCTGTAAACAGCAGGATATCGCACATCTGAAACAGCATTTGCCAGCACATCTGGTTTTGGAAGAGATGAATGATCAGGCGCTACTGGCATTGCAAGGGCCTATGGCTGTCAGCGTATTATCACAACTGGCTCCGGAAGTGGCAGACATGCATTTTATGGATGTTCGTCGCGTGTCGCTGTTGGATATCGAATGTATTGTGAGTCGAAGTGGATATACCGGTGAAGATGGTTATGAAATTTCTGTCCCGGCCGATCAGGCGGAACGACTGGCTCGTCATCTTCTGACATTTGATGAGGTCACTCCGATTGGCCTTGGTGCGCGTGATTCGCTGCGGTTGGAATGTGGTTTGTGTCTTTATGGTCATGATTTGGATGAGACGACGACGCCTGTGGAAGCGAGTTTACTCTGGGCTATCAGCCCGGTTCGCCGACGTGATGGTGCCAGAGCCGGTGGATTTCCCGGGGCGGCAGTGATTCTGGAGCAGATTGAACAACAATCCGCAAAACGCAAGCGTGTCGGATTGGTCGGACAGACCAAAGCACCGGTTCGGGAAGGGACGGTGTTATTTAATCAGCAAGGCCAGGATATCGGCATTGTGACCAGCGGCACATCGGGCCCAACGGCCGGACAGCCGGTTTCGATGGGATATATTGCCCGTGAGTGTGCCACCCTTGGAACGGAGATTTACGCTGACGTGCGCGGTAAGATGTTGCCGATGACGGTGACCAAAATGCCGTTTGTGCCTCAGCGCTATTATCGGGGTAAATGA
- a CDS encoding EAL domain-containing protein translates to MQKDLGEAVLQVQPPNNEYKTRLIHIFDVFNEGIFHLDTKGLLTFYNPDFYVQFGIHSPTIHISAWYALVHPDDQVLLIDRVNEHIDTLEQRILNQYRVKKTDGDYLWIEGCAVSLTEKSETYVVGSHRDISDKKRMETYLKEAAFYDDSSALFNLRKLLLDLDLLVQSPDNNFSVIYIRIHELQSYLIEYGTDLLKNVITNVKSAAKVFPPEHATLYRVSLDTYAILFRNSVSHTSLRMMCAQFVLRYQTCMAQQNTLFANGMSLGIYPDCDQLESEEILSIAFRTCAFASEQSQSQIELYEGYTRQKVDRYFYIESGLKSALRNKSLSVKYQPIIETTTGKVSSFEALVRWHSKDYGNIYPDEFIPVAENKGLIVELGYQVFEKACQFINHYNVTNQASARVNVNVSVLQLLNSNFPDEMLRITSESGLNPASIILELTETVILDEHKYALQQINRLSSLGFLLSLDDFGAGFSSIHSFFDLPFDQIKIDRYFSMKTMKNGNSCQFLEFLIELCRKEQISVVIEGIENNEMLHQFYAMGASHLQGYWFAKPLSIAAAMNYNPSDVMEMPVSSNCGRCQPLPSISQSTE, encoded by the coding sequence ATGCAAAAAGACTTGGGGGAAGCGGTGTTACAAGTTCAGCCGCCCAACAATGAATATAAAACACGCCTCATTCATATTTTTGATGTGTTTAATGAGGGGATATTTCATTTGGATACAAAAGGACTTCTGACATTCTACAATCCCGATTTTTATGTCCAGTTTGGTATTCATTCCCCCACGATTCATATCTCCGCATGGTATGCACTTGTTCATCCTGATGATCAAGTATTACTGATCGACCGAGTCAACGAGCATATCGATACTTTAGAACAACGGATACTCAATCAATATCGGGTAAAAAAAACTGACGGTGATTACTTATGGATCGAAGGGTGTGCGGTCAGTTTAACGGAAAAGAGTGAAACTTACGTCGTCGGGAGTCACCGAGACATCTCTGATAAAAAAAGGATGGAAACCTATCTTAAGGAAGCGGCTTTCTATGATGATAGCTCTGCCCTATTCAATCTGAGAAAACTACTTCTAGATCTGGATTTACTCGTTCAGTCACCAGATAACAACTTTTCAGTCATTTATATCCGGATTCATGAATTGCAATCCTACCTGATCGAATACGGAACCGATCTCCTCAAAAATGTCATCACCAATGTCAAATCAGCGGCCAAAGTCTTTCCTCCCGAACACGCAACGCTTTATCGGGTCAGTTTGGATACATACGCGATACTGTTCAGAAATTCGGTATCACATACTTCTCTCAGAATGATGTGTGCTCAGTTCGTGCTCCGTTATCAGACCTGTATGGCACAACAAAATACCCTCTTTGCCAACGGCATGAGCCTCGGTATCTATCCTGATTGTGACCAGCTTGAAAGTGAAGAAATCCTGAGTATTGCCTTTCGAACATGCGCATTCGCCAGTGAACAAAGTCAGTCTCAAATCGAATTATATGAAGGTTATACGCGACAGAAAGTCGATCGCTATTTTTATATCGAAAGTGGTTTAAAAAGTGCGCTAAGAAACAAAAGTCTGTCAGTCAAATATCAACCCATTATTGAGACCACGACAGGCAAAGTCTCCAGTTTCGAAGCTTTAGTCAGATGGCACTCCAAAGATTACGGTAATATCTACCCCGATGAGTTCATCCCCGTGGCTGAGAATAAAGGGCTCATCGTTGAGCTGGGTTATCAAGTGTTTGAAAAGGCATGCCAGTTCATCAATCACTATAACGTCACGAACCAGGCTTCCGCCCGGGTAAACGTCAATGTATCGGTATTGCAATTACTGAACAGTAACTTTCCCGATGAAATGTTACGGATCACATCAGAATCAGGTCTGAATCCGGCTTCAATCATTCTCGAATTAACTGAAACCGTGATTCTCGATGAACATAAATACGCCCTTCAACAGATCAACCGACTGAGTTCTCTTGGCTTTTTACTGTCTCTGGATGATTTCGGGGCTGGTTTTAGCTCGATCCACAGCTTTTTTGATCTGCCATTTGATCAAATCAAGATAGACCGATACTTCTCAATGAAAACCATGAAAAATGGTAACTCTTGCCAGTTTTTGGAATTTTTAATCGAGTTATGTCGGAAAGAGCAGATCAGTGTCGTCATCGAAGGCATTGAAAACAATGAGATGTTACACCAATTCTACGCAATGGGGGCTTCTCACCTGCAAGGTTACTGGTTTGCCAAACCATTATCGATTGCAGCTGCCATGAACTATAATCCATCAGACGTGATGGAGATGCCAGTCTCATCGAATTGTGGCAGATGCCAACCCCTTCCATCGATATCCCAAAGTACCGAATAG
- a CDS encoding helix-turn-helix domain-containing protein → MGKSTLDDNPALVLTQESQGNNIDPLRLGQRIKDIRLELGLTLEEASQKTGLARSTLSKIENEQISPTFQAMQKLAHGLDIGMPQLFEPPKKVVATGRRDITLAEQGKPHPTSTYEHELLATQLSGKKMTPFKTRVRARVFEEYGDWVRHDGEEFLLVLEGSVMLYTEFYEPITLNEGDSVYYDANMGHVLTSVSDSDALILWVTAK, encoded by the coding sequence ATGGGGAAAAGTACACTGGATGATAATCCTGCTTTGGTTTTAACGCAGGAATCCCAGGGAAATAATATCGACCCGCTTCGATTAGGACAGCGTATTAAAGATATTCGTCTTGAACTCGGGCTGACGTTAGAAGAAGCAAGTCAGAAGACCGGATTGGCGAGGTCGACTCTGAGTAAAATTGAGAATGAGCAGATTTCACCGACATTTCAGGCGATGCAAAAGCTCGCGCATGGCTTGGATATCGGGATGCCACAACTATTTGAGCCACCGAAGAAAGTTGTCGCGACGGGGCGCAGAGATATCACTCTGGCGGAGCAGGGGAAACCCCATCCGACATCCACGTATGAACATGAATTGCTGGCGACTCAGTTATCGGGCAAGAAGATGACCCCGTTTAAGACTCGGGTTCGGGCAAGAGTGTTTGAGGAATATGGGGATTGGGTCCGGCATGATGGTGAAGAGTTTCTGCTGGTGCTGGAAGGCTCGGTGATGTTGTATACCGAGTTTTATGAACCGATAACCCTGAATGAGGGGGACAGTGTCTACTATGATGCCAACATGGGGCATGTCTTAACGTCTGTCAGCGATTCTGATGCGCTGATTTTATGGGTTACTGCGAAATGA
- a CDS encoding S1 family peptidase, whose product MFSKWIRTALCCCCFLSSSVFSSDVSPYIVNGTETSVVTYPDFVSLFYDRTEYDRVYGGHSLCGGTMLNSQYVLTAAHCIFSGGSINEEFMLFMTVGQIDDETDWIYNITPVRPAAFYYFNSFSDSESDLWKDDIAIIKLTSPLNTGGTVNRPPTDDSYRNNSQSFIAIGHGNTTVNTTTYKLLETSMSYVDNSTCSSKYSGLHNTQICFSGGNSPTMNNGVCSGDSGGPIYWNDSGTLRQVGITSFGPTICGSGSVTGVFTEVADYDSWITNVLNGMIAPNYIATDAKRQTYYQTQILSLSDSSSTATSSSSSSGGGSIGWHLLWLLFGTLGYRWKGLASATIR is encoded by the coding sequence ATGTTTTCAAAATGGATTCGTACTGCGCTGTGCTGCTGTTGTTTCTTGTCTTCATCCGTATTTTCGAGTGATGTTTCCCCTTATATCGTCAACGGAACGGAAACATCAGTCGTCACCTATCCTGATTTTGTCAGCTTGTTTTATGATCGAACAGAGTATGATCGGGTGTATGGTGGGCATAGTTTGTGTGGTGGAACCATGTTGAATAGTCAGTATGTGCTGACGGCTGCACACTGTATTTTTAGTGGCGGCAGTATTAATGAAGAGTTCATGTTGTTTATGACCGTTGGTCAGATTGATGATGAAACGGATTGGATTTATAACATTACCCCAGTCAGACCGGCTGCGTTTTATTATTTTAATTCGTTTAGTGACTCAGAAAGTGATTTATGGAAAGACGATATTGCGATCATTAAACTGACATCACCGTTGAATACTGGCGGAACCGTCAATCGGCCACCAACTGATGACTCTTATCGCAACAATAGTCAGAGTTTTATTGCCATTGGTCATGGGAATACCACAGTCAATACCACAACCTATAAATTATTAGAAACATCAATGAGTTATGTTGATAATTCAACCTGTTCTTCAAAATATAGTGGGTTGCATAATACTCAGATCTGTTTTTCCGGGGGAAATTCACCCACGATGAATAATGGTGTTTGCTCTGGAGATTCCGGTGGGCCGATCTACTGGAATGACAGTGGCACACTGCGTCAAGTTGGTATAACCAGCTTTGGACCGACGATTTGTGGTTCTGGCTCGGTTACGGGGGTTTTTACTGAGGTTGCTGATTATGACAGTTGGATAACCAATGTATTGAATGGCATGATTGCGCCAAACTATATTGCAACGGATGCAAAACGTCAGACGTATTATCAGACACAGATTTTATCTTTAAGTGACAGTTCCTCCACCGCCACCAGTAGTAGTAGTAGCTCAGGCGGCGGCTCGATAGGATGGCACTTGTTGTGGTTACTATTCGGTACTTTGGGATATCGATGGAAGGGGTTGGCATCTGCCACAATTCGATGA
- a CDS encoding ankyrin repeat domain-containing protein: MLTELIGKNIKACRDEKKLSQKELAEQLNVARPVISNWENGKNEPSSSQLFKLSKVFKTSTDELVGNTSITKKVIVVDTSALIKRPSIIDELEEFFEEVVIPEVVISELNNLKDRGNPSTKQKAWLVMKSITEKKAKFCIEKAFKTDGNNDEKIADIAIKRSKACPYDDVYLLSDDIYFQFLTREPRNLTAITPNIYIEKFHTTDNDYDVVRSIEFGSLVKGRKLQHIMEFDMRGIDVNFHSPDSGLTPLMCAVRNRDLPMIKYLVTLKEINLDVRDKHKYGFSAIHHATQIKEIEVIKLLVENGADIDFGSGGKNAGNTPLMIAAWSGFLQAADYFLSHDSCTNQQDNNGYTPLMKACIKHNLEMVEKLIDKTDLMIRCRNNKTAIDYLDTDNLKSSEIFELFKGKLK; the protein is encoded by the coding sequence ATGCTGACAGAGCTAATTGGAAAGAACATCAAAGCATGTAGAGATGAAAAAAAGTTGTCTCAAAAAGAACTTGCAGAACAACTTAACGTTGCTAGGCCTGTGATATCAAACTGGGAAAATGGAAAAAATGAGCCATCTTCGTCTCAGTTGTTCAAACTGTCGAAAGTATTCAAAACTTCGACTGATGAGTTAGTTGGAAATACTTCGATCACGAAGAAAGTTATCGTTGTAGATACCTCTGCATTGATCAAAAGACCATCGATCATTGATGAGCTTGAAGAGTTTTTTGAGGAGGTTGTGATACCAGAAGTAGTCATTTCAGAATTGAATAACCTGAAAGACAGAGGGAACCCCTCTACAAAACAAAAAGCTTGGTTGGTAATGAAATCCATTACTGAGAAGAAAGCAAAGTTTTGTATAGAAAAAGCCTTCAAAACAGATGGAAACAATGATGAAAAGATCGCTGATATAGCAATAAAGAGATCCAAAGCTTGCCCTTACGATGACGTGTATTTACTAAGTGATGATATCTATTTTCAGTTCTTGACAAGAGAGCCAAGAAATCTCACAGCAATTACCCCCAATATCTATATAGAGAAGTTTCACACCACAGACAACGATTATGATGTTGTACGTTCTATTGAGTTCGGTTCTTTAGTTAAAGGAAGGAAACTTCAACATATAATGGAGTTTGATATGCGTGGCATTGATGTCAATTTTCATAGTCCTGATAGTGGCTTAACACCATTGATGTGTGCTGTACGAAATCGTGATTTACCAATGATCAAATACCTTGTCACATTGAAAGAAATCAACCTTGATGTGAGAGATAAGCACAAATACGGATTCTCAGCCATTCATCACGCTACACAGATAAAAGAAATCGAAGTGATAAAGCTATTGGTCGAAAACGGAGCTGATATTGACTTTGGGAGTGGAGGCAAGAATGCTGGGAATACGCCACTAATGATTGCTGCGTGGAGTGGGTTTCTACAAGCAGCAGATTACTTTTTATCTCACGACTCTTGTACAAACCAACAAGATAATAATGGTTACACACCTTTAATGAAGGCTTGTATTAAGCATAATTTAGAAATGGTCGAAAAGTTAATAGATAAAACAGACTTGATGATTCGGTGTAGAAATAACAAAACTGCAATTGACTATTTAGATACTGATAATCTGAAAAGTAGTGAGATATTTGAATTATTCAAAGGAAAGTTGAAGTGA
- a CDS encoding acetate/propionate family kinase: MSSSYVLVVNSGSSSLKFAVIDAQSGEAIVSGLGECFGLPEAAISWKYQGEKTEEMIGYPDNHHQHAVDRIVKLIDALGLSDQIIAAGHRIVHGGEKFTSTVRINEQVVDEIEQLAELAPLHNLAHGKGIRAAMKAFPSLPQFAVFDTAFHQTMPPKAYRYAIPTELYDQYAIRRYGFHGTSHYYVSREAAKMLDKDVNATNVISVHLGNGASVCAIRDGQCVDTSMGFTPQAGLMMGTRCGDIDPAVIEFLLKKGWTQEQVFDMLYKKSGFLGVSGLTSDARGVLEAMEQGNEDAKLAFEVFTYRVAKYIASYMIPLQRVDAIIFTGGIGENALPIRREILNALRVFGFVEDEAGNEAARFGHSGVIARSEMHNTVAMVIPTNEELVIVQQSVALLD, translated from the coding sequence ATGTCGAGCTCGTATGTGTTGGTCGTTAATTCAGGTAGTTCATCCCTTAAATTTGCAGTGATTGATGCTCAAAGTGGTGAAGCCATTGTGAGTGGATTAGGTGAGTGTTTCGGGTTACCCGAGGCGGCTATCAGCTGGAAGTATCAGGGTGAAAAAACTGAGGAGATGATCGGTTATCCTGATAATCATCACCAACATGCGGTTGATCGGATTGTCAAACTGATTGATGCACTTGGGTTGAGTGACCAAATCATTGCCGCCGGACACCGGATTGTCCACGGGGGCGAAAAATTCACTTCGACGGTTCGAATCAATGAACAGGTTGTTGACGAAATTGAGCAACTGGCGGAACTGGCACCTTTACACAATCTCGCCCATGGTAAAGGGATTCGTGCTGCCATGAAAGCATTCCCTTCGCTACCTCAGTTTGCCGTATTCGATACTGCGTTCCACCAAACCATGCCGCCCAAAGCCTACAGATATGCGATTCCAACGGAGTTATACGATCAATATGCGATTCGCCGTTATGGTTTTCATGGCACCAGCCATTATTATGTCAGCCGTGAAGCGGCAAAAATGCTGGATAAAGATGTCAATGCCACCAATGTCATTTCTGTTCATCTGGGCAATGGGGCATCTGTCTGTGCGATTCGCGATGGTCAGTGTGTTGATACGTCGATGGGATTTACCCCGCAGGCTGGATTGATGATGGGGACGCGCTGTGGTGACATTGATCCGGCCGTTATTGAGTTTTTATTAAAGAAAGGCTGGACACAAGAACAAGTGTTCGACATGTTGTATAAAAAGTCAGGTTTTCTGGGCGTATCCGGCCTGACTTCCGATGCCCGTGGTGTGTTAGAAGCTATGGAGCAGGGCAATGAAGATGCCAAACTTGCTTTTGAAGTGTTTACCTATCGGGTTGCAAAATATATTGCATCGTACATGATTCCGCTTCAGCGCGTTGATGCGATTATATTTACTGGCGGAATCGGCGAGAATGCACTACCGATTCGGCGCGAAATTTTGAATGCTTTGCGGGTATTCGGATTTGTGGAAGATGAAGCAGGTAATGAGGCGGCACGGTTTGGTCATTCCGGTGTGATTGCGCGTTCTGAAATGCACAATACAGTTGCGATGGTGATCCCGACCAATGAAGAGTTGGTGATTGTACAGCAGTCAGTTGCATTACTAGATTAA
- the tnpA gene encoding IS200/IS605 family transposase, giving the protein MGDEKSLAHTRWNCKYHIVFAPKYRRQVFYGEKRRAIGEILRKLCEWKNVNILEAECCADHIHMLLEIPPKMSISGFMGYLKGKSSLMLYERFGDLKFKYRNREFWCRGYYVDTVGKNTSKIQNYIKQQLEQDKMGEQLSIPYSGSPFTGRRN; this is encoded by the coding sequence ATGGGGGACGAAAAGAGCTTAGCGCACACGCGCTGGAACTGTAAATACCACATAGTCTTTGCACCGAAATATAGAAGGCAAGTGTTCTACGGAGAAAAACGTAGAGCAATAGGTGAAATATTAAGGAAACTATGTGAATGGAAAAATGTGAACATTCTTGAAGCGGAATGTTGCGCGGATCATATCCACATGCTTTTAGAAATACCGCCCAAAATGAGTATTTCAGGGTTTATGGGGTATTTGAAAGGTAAAAGTAGCCTAATGCTTTATGAACGATTCGGGGATTTGAAGTTTAAATATAGAAATCGAGAATTTTGGTGCCGAGGTTATTATGTAGATACGGTAGGTAAGAATACGAGCAAGATACAAAATTACATCAAGCAGCAACTAGAGCAGGATAAAATGGGAGAGCAATTGTCGATCCCGTATTCAGGTAGCCCGTTTACGGGCCGCAGGAACTAG